The proteins below are encoded in one region of Brevundimonas fontaquae:
- a CDS encoding diguanylate cyclase domain-containing protein, whose translation MAFDARVLILAADDGRIGPLAAGLDALGWTTVTARDVVSAEMTLQDFPLEAAVIDINTFDADVASRLRAAAEPRRLPIVVIGARPDSVKGADLTMSTPPHPAQAALRLEQLGRAAIAEEEYRLRVTTFATRGVGLDKRTDDDGPLRVLAAGVADRRFLALSNALTAAGVEVVAAPTPYTAFDYLHESPFDAAVLWGAEDHAPALSIAAGMKRNTRLYHIPLMLYLRGRNEISLAELFNRGFADVASADTPEGETAERILALAGAHRIHLGIRKTLDSVRSLDVMDPETGLFTPELFASHLGRVAGASRARKRPLSVCVLRVRETESVTWARQGGWLDRAMPQIGAMVSRLVRVEDTPARLAKEVFALALPATHAEPARLAAERIAAVIGCTAFDAGPDRSPFVAEFDVGAAEMRPDESAAALLERASADLFEKTR comes from the coding sequence TTGGCTTTCGACGCGCGCGTATTGATCCTGGCGGCTGACGATGGCCGGATCGGGCCGCTCGCTGCGGGTCTGGATGCGCTGGGCTGGACGACGGTGACCGCCCGCGACGTCGTCTCCGCCGAGATGACGCTTCAGGACTTTCCGCTCGAAGCCGCCGTCATCGACATCAACACGTTCGACGCCGACGTGGCGTCTCGCCTTCGCGCCGCCGCCGAGCCGCGCCGCCTGCCCATCGTGGTCATCGGCGCCCGCCCTGATTCGGTGAAGGGCGCGGATTTGACCATGTCCACGCCGCCGCATCCGGCCCAGGCCGCATTGCGTCTGGAGCAGCTGGGCCGGGCCGCCATCGCTGAGGAAGAATATCGGCTGCGCGTCACCACCTTCGCCACGCGCGGGGTCGGCTTGGACAAAAGGACCGACGACGATGGTCCCTTGCGTGTTCTGGCCGCCGGCGTCGCGGACCGGCGCTTTCTCGCCCTGTCGAACGCCCTGACCGCGGCCGGGGTCGAGGTGGTCGCGGCGCCGACGCCCTACACCGCCTTCGACTATCTGCACGAAAGCCCATTCGACGCCGCCGTTCTGTGGGGCGCCGAAGACCATGCGCCGGCCTTGTCGATCGCGGCGGGCATGAAGCGCAACACGCGCCTGTATCACATCCCGCTGATGCTCTATCTGCGCGGCAGGAACGAGATCAGCCTGGCTGAACTGTTCAATCGCGGCTTCGCCGATGTCGCGTCCGCCGACACGCCCGAGGGCGAAACGGCCGAGCGGATCCTGGCCCTGGCCGGCGCGCACCGCATACATCTGGGCATCCGCAAGACGCTGGACTCGGTGCGCAGCCTGGACGTGATGGATCCTGAAACAGGCCTGTTCACGCCCGAACTGTTCGCCAGCCACCTGGGCCGCGTCGCCGGGGCCTCTCGCGCGCGCAAGCGCCCGCTTTCCGTCTGCGTCCTTAGGGTGCGGGAAACCGAATCCGTCACTTGGGCGCGTCAGGGCGGTTGGTTGGATCGCGCCATGCCGCAGATCGGCGCCATGGTTTCGCGCCTGGTCCGCGTCGAGGACACCCCTGCCCGCCTGGCCAAGGAGGTCTTCGCCCTGGCCCTGCCCGCGACCCACGCTGAACCGGCGCGTCTGGCCGCTGAGCGAATCGCCGCCGTTATCGGCTGCACTGCCTTCGATGCCGGCCCGGACCGGTCGCCGTTCGTCGCCGAGTTCGACGTCGGCGCCGCCGAGATGCGTCCCGACGAAAGCGCCGCCGCCCTGCTTGAGCGCGCCTCGGCCGACCTGTTCGAAAAGACGCGCTGA
- the mfd gene encoding transcription-repair coupling factor, whose protein sequence is MDAKVEHRTDADLGGAPEGLDALIVAERIKAGGGVGLFVARDFQRSGSFVQAFQFFSKDIEVLDYPAWDCLPYDRLSPTAGIAAQRMATLTRLAMRKPGDAPVLVVTTVSAAMQRTPPKSVTTQAGFETKVGRDLDIQALERYFAANGYVRASTVSERGEFAVRGGVVDVYPPGFEEPVRLDMFGSELESIRTFDPETQRSTGQMTSVSLAPVSEALLDAAAISRFRTGYLNLFGAPGDDPLYATISEGARRQGMEQWLPLFYETLDSLFDYLPDDAAIFLDNQVETARAERWDLVADAYDARAEAAKAKGQASANRALPPKRLYLDAGDWNQALAGRTVRRFTPFSTGGEDAGGRLGRTFAAERAQDSVNLFEAVAAHAAALKAEGKRVLFASWTEGSSERLATMLADHGLDHIVAVRDWADVQAAPKDLYLRGVLPVEHGFVTDEVAVISETDILGDRLARPRKKRRASNFLAEASALTTGDLVVHLDHGIGRYEGLKTLEIQQAPHDCLELFYAGESKLYLPVENIDLLTRYGSDSEGVQLDKLGGAGWQARKAKAKERLRAMAEGLIALAAKRALRETDAVTPPPGLFAEFCARFPYEETDDQLNAIGDVLEDLGKGTPMDRLICGDVGFGKTEVALRAAFVVAMTGQQVAIVAPTTLLARQHYKTFTERFAGWPVKVRQLSRMVGSKEAAETRAGLKDGSVEIVVGTHAVLSEQVGFRDLGLVIVDEEQHFGVKHKEKLKTLRADVHLLTLTATPIPRTLQMALSGIREMSIIATPPVDRLAVRTYVTPWDPVLVREALLREKYRGGQAYYVAPRLKDLPAIEKFLREQVPEVKFVVGHGQMSATQLEAVMSAFYDGEYDVLVSTTIVESGLDIPTANTLIVHRADMFGLAQLYQIRGRVGRSKARAFAYLTTDAVKPMTLSAERRLQVLQSLDNLGAGFQLASHDLDQRGGGNLLGDEQSGHIREVGVELYQQMLEDAVAELREKGEGQAVDRGWSPSINVGASVLIPEDYVPDLNVRLSLYRRLSDAEQAEDREALAAELIDRFGPLPDEAQQLLKIVGIKSNCRKACIEKIDIGPRGAVLTLRDNSFPNPAGLVGLIQKNHAFWKIRPDQKIVVSGDWPTAEERLKVAERITADLARVAGA, encoded by the coding sequence ATGGACGCCAAGGTCGAACACCGGACCGACGCCGATCTTGGCGGCGCGCCCGAGGGGCTGGACGCGCTGATCGTCGCCGAACGGATCAAGGCCGGGGGCGGCGTCGGCCTGTTCGTCGCACGCGACTTTCAGAGGTCGGGGAGCTTCGTTCAGGCGTTTCAGTTCTTCTCGAAAGATATTGAAGTCCTGGATTATCCTGCGTGGGACTGTCTGCCCTATGACCGACTGAGCCCCACGGCGGGAATCGCCGCGCAGCGGATGGCGACGCTGACGCGGCTGGCGATGCGCAAGCCTGGCGATGCGCCTGTTCTGGTCGTGACTACGGTGTCGGCGGCCATGCAGCGCACGCCGCCCAAGTCGGTCACGACACAGGCCGGGTTCGAAACCAAGGTCGGACGCGATCTCGATATCCAGGCGCTGGAGCGATATTTCGCCGCCAACGGCTATGTCCGGGCCTCGACCGTGTCGGAGCGCGGTGAGTTCGCGGTGCGCGGCGGGGTCGTCGACGTCTATCCGCCCGGCTTCGAGGAGCCGGTCCGGCTGGACATGTTCGGATCCGAGCTGGAATCGATCCGCACCTTCGATCCCGAAACGCAGCGGTCGACCGGCCAGATGACGTCCGTGTCCCTCGCGCCGGTGTCGGAAGCGCTGCTGGATGCGGCCGCCATCTCGCGCTTTCGCACGGGTTATCTGAACCTGTTCGGCGCGCCGGGCGACGACCCGCTGTATGCGACGATCAGCGAGGGCGCGCGGCGTCAGGGCATGGAACAGTGGCTGCCGCTGTTTTATGAGACCTTGGACAGCCTGTTCGACTATCTGCCGGACGACGCGGCGATCTTCCTAGACAACCAGGTCGAGACGGCCCGCGCCGAGCGATGGGATCTGGTCGCGGACGCCTATGATGCGCGCGCCGAGGCGGCCAAGGCCAAAGGTCAGGCCAGCGCCAATCGCGCCTTGCCGCCCAAGCGGCTCTATCTGGACGCCGGCGACTGGAACCAGGCGCTGGCGGGTCGCACCGTGCGGCGCTTCACGCCCTTCTCCACGGGTGGCGAGGATGCCGGCGGACGTTTGGGCCGGACCTTCGCCGCCGAGCGGGCGCAGGACAGCGTCAATCTGTTCGAGGCGGTGGCGGCCCATGCGGCGGCGCTGAAGGCCGAGGGCAAGCGGGTGCTGTTCGCCTCCTGGACCGAAGGATCGTCGGAGCGTCTGGCGACCATGCTGGCCGACCACGGGCTGGATCACATCGTCGCCGTGCGCGACTGGGCCGATGTTCAGGCGGCCCCGAAAGATCTCTATCTGCGCGGCGTCCTGCCGGTTGAGCATGGCTTTGTCACCGACGAGGTCGCGGTCATTTCCGAGACCGACATCTTGGGCGACCGTTTGGCGCGGCCGCGCAAGAAGCGCCGCGCCTCGAACTTCCTGGCGGAGGCGTCGGCCCTGACGACGGGGGATCTGGTCGTTCACCTGGATCACGGTATCGGCCGGTATGAGGGGCTGAAGACGCTGGAGATCCAGCAAGCCCCGCACGATTGCCTGGAGCTGTTCTACGCCGGTGAGAGCAAACTCTATCTGCCGGTTGAAAACATTGACCTTCTGACTCGATACGGGTCGGACTCCGAAGGCGTCCAACTGGACAAGCTGGGCGGCGCAGGCTGGCAGGCGAGAAAGGCCAAGGCCAAGGAACGTCTGCGCGCCATGGCCGAGGGGCTGATCGCTCTGGCCGCCAAACGGGCGCTGCGCGAGACCGATGCGGTCACGCCGCCGCCGGGTCTGTTCGCCGAGTTCTGCGCGCGCTTCCCCTATGAGGAGACCGACGATCAGCTGAACGCCATCGGCGATGTGCTGGAAGATCTGGGCAAGGGCACGCCGATGGATCGCCTGATCTGCGGCGATGTCGGCTTCGGCAAGACCGAGGTGGCGCTGCGGGCCGCCTTCGTCGTGGCCATGACGGGGCAGCAGGTGGCGATCGTTGCGCCGACGACCCTGCTGGCGCGCCAGCACTACAAGACCTTCACCGAACGCTTCGCCGGCTGGCCGGTCAAGGTGCGTCAGTTGTCGCGGATGGTGGGGTCCAAGGAGGCGGCGGAGACGCGCGCCGGGCTGAAGGACGGCTCGGTCGAGATCGTCGTCGGCACCCATGCGGTGCTGAGCGAACAGGTCGGGTTCCGCGACCTGGGCCTGGTCATCGTCGACGAGGAGCAGCACTTCGGCGTCAAGCACAAGGAGAAGCTGAAGACGCTGCGCGCCGATGTGCATCTGTTGACCCTGACCGCCACGCCGATCCCGCGGACGCTTCAGATGGCGCTGTCGGGCATCCGCGAAATGTCGATCATCGCCACCCCGCCGGTCGATCGCCTGGCCGTGCGGACCTACGTCACGCCGTGGGATCCGGTGCTGGTGCGTGAGGCCCTGCTGCGTGAGAAATATCGCGGGGGTCAGGCCTACTACGTCGCGCCGCGCCTGAAGGACCTGCCCGCCATCGAGAAGTTCCTGCGCGAACAGGTGCCCGAGGTGAAGTTTGTCGTCGGTCACGGCCAGATGAGTGCGACCCAGCTGGAAGCGGTGATGAGCGCCTTCTACGACGGGGAATATGACGTCCTGGTCTCCACCACGATCGTCGAGAGCGGGTTGGACATTCCGACGGCGAATACGCTGATCGTGCACCGCGCCGACATGTTCGGCCTGGCGCAGCTTTATCAGATCCGGGGCCGGGTCGGGCGGTCCAAGGCGCGCGCCTTCGCCTATCTGACCACCGATGCGGTCAAGCCGATGACCCTGTCGGCCGAGCGGCGGTTGCAGGTTCTGCAGTCGCTGGACAATCTGGGCGCCGGCTTCCAACTGGCCAGCCACGATCTGGACCAGCGCGGCGGCGGCAATCTGCTGGGCGACGAACAGTCGGGCCATATCCGCGAGGTGGGCGTCGAACTGTACCAGCAGATGCTGGAAGACGCCGTTGCTGAGTTGCGCGAGAAGGGCGAGGGACAGGCGGTGGATCGCGGTTGGTCGCCGTCCATCAATGTCGGCGCTTCTGTCCTGATTCCAGAAGATTACGTGCCGGACCTGAACGTGCGTCTGAGCCTTTATCGCCGTCTTTCCGATGCCGAACAGGCCGAGGACCGCGAAGCCTTGGCCGCCGAACTGATCGACCGTTTCGGGCCCTTGCCGGATGAGGCGCAGCAGTTGCTGAAGATCGTCGGCATCAAGTCGAACTGCCGCAAGGCCTGCATCGAGAAGATCGACATCGGGCCGCGCGGCGCAGTGTTGACGTTGCGCGACAACAGCTTCCCCAATCCGGCGGGACTTGTGGGGCTGATCCAGAAGAACCACGCCTTCTGGAAGATTCGGCCGGATCAGAAGATCGTCGTTTCAGGCGATTGGCCGACGGCGGAAGAGCGATTGAAGGTGGCCGAACGGATCACCGCCGATCTGGCGCGGGTGGCGGGGGCGTAA
- a CDS encoding succinate dehydrogenase assembly factor 2, translated as MAEIDARPESEMSPEQMTPERRQRLGRIQFRAWRRGFREADMVLGPFSDQVAPTLTDAELDQFEQLIDEEDQWLYGWIIERDPTPPEFETPVMAKVRAFMRAHVAAEVGKGIG; from the coding sequence GTGGCCGAAATCGACGCGCGTCCCGAAAGCGAAATGAGCCCTGAACAGATGACGCCTGAGCGCAGGCAGCGGCTGGGACGCATTCAGTTCCGCGCATGGCGGCGGGGCTTTCGCGAGGCTGATATGGTTCTGGGTCCATTTTCCGATCAGGTCGCGCCGACCCTGACCGATGCGGAACTGGACCAATTCGAGCAGCTGATCGACGAGGAAGACCAGTGGCTTTACGGCTGGATCATCGAGCGTGACCCGACGCCGCCGGAATTCGAGACCCCTGTGATGGCCAAGGTGCGCGCCTTCATGCGCGCCCACGTCGCGGCCGAAGTCGGCAAGGGAATCGGCTGA
- the recG gene encoding ATP-dependent DNA helicase RecG has protein sequence MRPQILFPLFAEVSTLKGVGPRVLPLVQKVAGPLVRDLLFLSPSGVIVRRPAEAATAVDGEVGVFTVTIDRLFTPSRPGAPLKVRASDPTGFVHLVWFGGSPQHIDRLLPRGETRLVAGKVERFNGEVQIVHPDIVTPDRAADIPASEPVYPATQGLSSRQLRKLVQGALPTAPDLPEWQDPAWLKKQNWLGWRAALDALHAPTAEMDLSPDAPARQRLAYDEFLAHQLALARRRRAREIRPAPVIAPGAASEHLLQALPFQLTNAQAKAVAEIRRDLASGQQMGRLLQGDVGSGKTAVAAVALADAASSGFQSALMAPTEILARQHYEKLGPMLGAAGVSAVLLTGRDTPAQRREKLAALASGHAQVAIGTHALFQDAVRFDRLALAVIDEQHRFGVNERQRLQAKGDPRLGAVHLLTMSATPIPRTLELTQYGELEVSRLMEKPPGRTPVTTAVLPLARIGEVAARLKTAVESGAQAYWICPLVEESEAIDLAAAVDRASDLRRLLGFEVGLAHGQMPGAEREAVMADFADGRLPVLVATTVVEVGVDVPNASIMVIEHADRFGLAQLHQLRGRVGRGAKASACILLYGGQDGALGETAKERLETLRRTEDGFEIAEEDFRLRGGGDPLGLKQSGFPAYRFADPIRHRSLMLAAADDARLIMNRDPDLTSERGQAVQVLEELFDWKNHKAGAS, from the coding sequence ATGCGTCCGCAGATTCTCTTTCCCCTGTTCGCCGAGGTCTCGACCCTTAAGGGCGTGGGCCCTCGCGTCCTGCCTCTGGTGCAAAAGGTGGCGGGCCCGCTCGTTCGCGATCTGCTGTTCCTCAGCCCGTCCGGCGTCATCGTGCGCCGCCCTGCTGAGGCCGCCACCGCGGTCGATGGCGAGGTGGGCGTGTTCACCGTGACCATCGATCGCCTCTTCACCCCCAGCCGTCCTGGCGCGCCGCTAAAGGTCCGGGCCAGCGATCCCACCGGCTTCGTGCATCTGGTCTGGTTCGGCGGTTCGCCCCAGCACATCGACCGGCTGTTGCCGCGCGGCGAGACGCGGTTGGTCGCGGGCAAGGTCGAAAGGTTCAATGGCGAGGTCCAAATCGTCCATCCGGACATCGTCACGCCAGACAGGGCCGCCGACATTCCGGCGTCCGAGCCCGTCTATCCAGCGACGCAGGGCCTCAGCTCGCGCCAGTTGCGTAAACTGGTTCAGGGCGCCCTGCCCACCGCGCCCGACCTGCCGGAGTGGCAGGATCCCGCCTGGCTCAAGAAGCAGAACTGGCTGGGTTGGCGCGCCGCTCTGGACGCCCTGCATGCCCCTACAGCCGAGATGGACTTGTCGCCCGACGCCCCCGCCCGCCAGCGCCTGGCCTATGACGAGTTCCTGGCCCATCAGTTGGCTCTGGCCCGCCGTCGCCGCGCCCGCGAGATCAGACCCGCCCCCGTCATCGCCCCCGGCGCAGCGTCCGAACATCTGCTCCAGGCCCTGCCCTTCCAGCTGACCAACGCCCAGGCCAAGGCCGTCGCCGAAATCCGTCGTGATCTGGCGTCGGGCCAGCAGATGGGCCGATTGCTGCAAGGCGATGTCGGCTCAGGCAAGACCGCCGTCGCCGCCGTCGCTCTGGCCGACGCCGCTTCGAGCGGCTTCCAGTCCGCGCTAATGGCCCCGACCGAAATCCTGGCGCGCCAGCATTACGAGAAGCTCGGCCCCATGCTGGGCGCGGCTGGCGTGTCTGCGGTCCTGCTCACCGGCCGCGACACCCCGGCGCAACGACGCGAGAAACTGGCTGCCCTGGCCTCGGGTCACGCCCAGGTCGCCATCGGCACCCATGCCCTGTTCCAGGACGCCGTTCGCTTCGACCGCCTGGCCCTGGCCGTCATCGACGAACAGCACCGTTTCGGCGTGAACGAGCGCCAGCGATTGCAAGCCAAGGGCGACCCGCGCCTGGGCGCCGTGCATCTGTTGACCATGTCGGCCACCCCCATCCCCCGCACGCTTGAGCTAACGCAATACGGCGAGCTGGAGGTCAGTCGCCTGATGGAGAAACCGCCCGGCCGCACCCCCGTCACAACCGCCGTCCTGCCCTTGGCCCGCATCGGTGAGGTCGCCGCCCGCCTGAAGACCGCCGTCGAAAGCGGCGCCCAGGCCTATTGGATCTGCCCTCTGGTTGAGGAATCCGAGGCCATCGACCTGGCGGCCGCCGTCGATCGCGCCAGCGATCTGAGACGCCTGCTGGGCTTCGAGGTCGGCCTGGCTCATGGCCAGATGCCGGGCGCCGAGCGCGAGGCCGTCATGGCCGACTTCGCCGACGGCCGCCTGCCGGTCCTCGTCGCCACCACGGTGGTCGAAGTCGGCGTGGACGTGCCCAACGCCTCGATCATGGTGATCGAACACGCCGACCGCTTCGGCCTGGCCCAGTTACACCAGTTGCGCGGCCGCGTCGGTCGCGGCGCAAAGGCCAGTGCCTGCATCCTGCTATACGGCGGTCAGGACGGCGCCTTGGGCGAGACGGCGAAAGAGCGGCTCGAAACCCTGCGTCGCACCGAAGACGGATTCGAGATCGCAGAGGAAGACTTCCGCCTGCGCGGCGGCGGCGATCCCCTGGGCCTGAAACAAAGCGGTTTTCCCGCCTACCGCTTCGCCGACCCGATCCGGCACCGCAGCCTGATGCTGGCCGCCGCCGACGATGCGCGGCTGATCATGAACCGCGATCCGGATCTGACCTCGGAACGCGGCCAGGCCGTGCAGGTGCTGGAAGAGCTGTTCGACTGGAAGAACCACAAGGCCGGCGCAAGCTAG
- a CDS encoding MBL fold metallo-hydrolase — protein sequence MSFEVVILGSGSSGGVPRGDGDWGACDPAEPKNRRTRCSMLARKTGAEGVTNVLIDTSPDLREQMLASGTKHVDAVLYTHDHADQTHGIDDLRTFAARARKRIPAWMDAATHSSLTHRFDYIFESKFGYPPLLDGRIIPPHGTAWSVEGAGGSIPVKTFDQAHGPIRSVGYRLGDVAYSSDVSDLDEAALAAVAGCKLWIVDALRYAPHPTHAHLDQALAWIAAADVERAVLTNLHIDMDYNTLSALVPENVEVGFDGWSRVIG from the coding sequence ATGAGTTTCGAAGTCGTCATTCTGGGCAGCGGATCGTCGGGCGGGGTGCCGCGCGGGGACGGCGACTGGGGCGCCTGCGACCCGGCCGAGCCCAAGAACCGGCGCACGCGCTGTTCGATGCTGGCGAGAAAGACCGGCGCCGAGGGTGTGACCAATGTCCTGATCGACACCTCGCCGGACCTCCGCGAACAGATGCTGGCCAGCGGCACGAAACATGTGGATGCGGTCCTCTACACCCACGATCATGCGGACCAGACCCACGGGATCGACGACCTGCGCACCTTCGCCGCGCGGGCGAGAAAGCGCATTCCGGCGTGGATGGATGCGGCGACCCACAGCTCGCTAACGCATCGGTTCGACTACATCTTCGAGAGCAAGTTCGGTTATCCGCCGCTGTTGGACGGTCGGATCATTCCGCCGCATGGCACGGCCTGGTCGGTCGAGGGCGCGGGCGGCTCGATCCCGGTCAAGACCTTCGACCAGGCGCACGGGCCGATCCGCTCGGTCGGCTATCGATTGGGCGATGTCGCCTATTCCAGCGACGTATCCGATCTGGACGAGGCGGCCCTGGCGGCGGTGGCCGGCTGCAAGCTCTGGATCGTCGATGCGCTGCGTTACGCGCCCCATCCGACACATGCTCATCTGGACCAGGCTCTGGCGTGGATCGCCGCCGCAGACGTGGAGCGTGCGGTGCTGACGAATCTGCACATCGACATGGATTACAATACGTTGTCGGCCCTTGTTCCCGAAAACGTCGAGGTCGGGTTCGATGGCTGGAGCCGAGTGATCGGCTAG